The genomic segment AtgcaataaattcaatgaattatatTACAGACTTCACTTATTTAAATTCATTGCAACTTGTGTCTATAATTTTTGTTGCGTTAACGTGTACTTTTTTCTTACGTTACGCACCCAAAATCATGCGTAGACATCAGTAATTGATGCACAACGTGCTCCCTTGCATTGCTGTTTAATCATTGACAGAAACTCTTCATGAATATGTATGACTGCCTTGATCAAGGTCGCTTATTTGCCACTTCCAGAAAGTTAAGTTAACCTTTCAATTGTTTGTTGCATTAAAACGTCCAAATATGCAACATTTCTGAGACATTATTTGCTCTAATGGGCTTATATATACACCTGTTCATTGCTTAAAGCTGAAAAGTTTCAAAACCTTCTCAAGACAAGACAGGTTGTTCGCTCTACTCCAAGACATCCCTGAAAAGCATTATTCATTAGCAGTGGTCATATAGCCAACAAATTTCACTTTTTCTAGTTTTGCCACTTAGCCATCAGGTTGCACCAGAGTTCAATCTGATGAATGGAAACCTCTTTTTCGAttgcttttagtttttttacaaAAGTAATCTGTGCAGGTATTTCCTCTATGCTGGTTTCTTTCCTGGTGTCTCTGTTCTACAACACCATCGTGGCCTGGGTACTCTGGTACTTCTTCAACTCCTTCCAGGATCCCCTGCCCTGGAGCCAATGTCCCCTCAACCAGAACCTCACAGGtaggcaagggagagagaggacacataGGCATTTCGATTCTCATCCATCTGATATATAGGGAGGATAAGTAGACAGCATCaagcaatatttttttataagttTCAGAATAGCTTGATTCCCAGTCAACATTGACTGTTGCTAGTTGACACAAAAGACCACTAAACTGTAGTGAGTCTTTTAGATGAGACTAAAACGACATTTTGAGGCAGATACCCTAACACGCATGGGTGAATAGATCTACTGATCAAGTATGAACGTGTTCTGCTTCAATCAACAGCCTACAACCAGGAGTGTGTGGACAGCACGCCGTCAAACTACTTCTGGTACCGCCAGACCCTGAACATCACCCCGAACGTGGAGACCAGCGGCTCTCTGCAGTGGTGGATGGTCATCTGCCTGGCCACTGCTTGGTTTGTGGTCTACGTCTGCTTCATCAGGGGCATCGAGACCATAGGGAAGGTGGGCGCAGCTGGTTGTGTCTGTCATGCATTTCCATTGATTTCATAGCACTAGATCCTGCTGATGTTGCATTTACTGGTTAGTTaagatttaaaaaatgttaGAAACATTAGTGGATGCACTTTCTCACTGTCTACTTTTTGACTgtaaatttattttttaatgcacCAACTGCCTGACACGTATGTCATACTAACAGAAACTGAGATACTCAACATGGTTATTTTTAGATGGCTAAGAAATGGATGCATTAGATTAGAAAGAATGAAATCTTCCATATTTGGAACGAACCGAACTAACAAAcatttaaaggggtagttcggaattttggacatagggcctgattcccaagtaaTCCTTGGTGTTCTTtgtcattggagacagttttcaacacatttcattcagtccttctagttgcagagtttgctcgtgctaggctagcgcacggcaacgggcaacactagcctgctaataaaacagtcttacccactccacagtacatcTGAGGATAATCAACTGTAACGCCAGACTttcgatgtaaatgtctgtgttgatagaataatgttagaaataaaaccaatcttgcattttgagggacttgctgtgtctcagcagcagtgttatattccaGGTTGTAGGCTACGGACGCGGCGGACTGATTCCTAGGTTAAATTCCAATGCTGCTGAGAAAGAAGTCCCTCAACatgcgatgattcatgcgatgcaaggttagttttatttctagcattattctatcaacacagacatttacatcaatagtctggcgttataattgatttacctcgggtgtactgtggagtgggaaagactgttttattagcaggctagcattgcccgttgccgtccCGTGcgcgagcgaactctgcaattagaaggactgaatgaaatgtgttgaaaactgtctacaatgataaagaacaccaaggatAACTTGGAAATCAGGCCCTATATCCAAATTTCcaaactacccctttaagagccTATCGCTTCACTTTTTTCACAAAGATGTCAAAGCTCATATCAACTTTCAAATTTCTTTGCCAATAAGCAGCCATTTGGTCATGATGCTTGGTGGATTCGTTATAAACTCAATTGTGAAACGACTTCTATGCACCGTATTCTCCCAGGCCGTGTACGTAACGGTCACCCTGCCGTACGTGGTTCTGACCATATTCCTGGTGCGTGCCCTCACTCTGCCAGGGGCAGTCGACGGCCTGAAGTACCTCTTCACCCCAAAGGTAGCCGCTCTCGTCTCTTATCTCATCAAATCACAATGGGCCGTATTCCTCTAGCAGCCATATTTGTTCTCAACCTTAGCTGGGTATCGAACGAAGATGgccaccatgtgaatgaggcccATTCGAACACTGTCAGATGATCCACTGCTCTAGATCTGCACTTCCCAttcaaattgtttgtttttgttatcgcTATTTGCCATTGTTAAGTTGTGAAATAAGGTGTATGCATGCCGTAACCTTTATATTTTGTTCTCCATTTATCTGAATATATAATGGGCATTTTTTCAACTTCTTACCGTACCCGCCTAGACGATTGTTAAGAGAATAAGAATGAACAGTATGAGGTATTTAGCGTGTCGGGGGCTTCTCCATAAGGATTGGTGTTTCTCTCATCAGTGGGAGATCTTGATGAATCCCCAGGTGTGGCTGGATGCCGCCACCCAGATCTTCTTCTCACTCTCCGTGGCCTTTGGAGGTCTGATCGTCTTCTCCAGCTACAACCCTTCAGAGTCAGTGATCCTACTTTCAGCAAAACACAACCTTTATGACTTCTCCCAGGAAATATGTCTGCTAGTGACCCATGTCCTACTTTTTGGTAGACCCACATATAATTGGGACCTTTATAATGTAGTCTTCCTTCCGTCATTTAGTTTTTATTTAACCTTGTATAACAGAAGATAAGTAGATAGTGTTTGTAAGGTTTAAGAGCCCTTATTTGAGGAAAATCAAAGGTTGTAGTTACTCTGGGAGCAATAACCCCAGAATAAAgcaatacataataataatctttttcATGGCTTTTTTAGTAAGTTCATCTTTTTTGAATTCCAAACATAGGACAGTATtacaatacataatatataattaacCATCAATAAtctacaaatgttttttttcttctatcacataaaaacaaaacctgCATATGATTGTCAAACATAAACCAACTGTAGCTGACATCAGACATTCTTCATATTTCAATAGTTTCATCCGGGAAATGTTTAGGGATATAAAACACCTTTCAAGGCCAACACAGAGTTAATTAGTAAAAACATTATATTCATGTTTGTCATTAGCTTAGCCATTACATGAGGCTTTGGAAAGTGGTAACTACACTGGAAGAAAtccttatttgttatttatagAAATCGTATATTTATATCATTCTAAGAAATTGCATAGCTATCCTATTATCCTATTAATAACCCCATTAGTGAGTGGAATGTGCAGTGAGAATTTATCTATCTGTTCTATATATTTGCTGCTCATTTCTTCCAAGAATTGTCTATTTGCTCTCCAAAACCTTTGTCTTAATAATTTGAGATTTTTTTATTGTGACAAGGCTCCCAGTTTAAGCTATGACGAGCAATTATTTGATGTGTTCAAAACCACTGAAAATCCTTCTCTTTGAATATACAATCCCATGTTTATCACATGCTACTTGTCTTCTCTGCAATGCAGGAATCCCTGTCGACCTACACACTAGATACAATCCTATTAATTCCCGTTTATGttatattgtaaaaaaaatggtGTATGCATGGACTAAAAAATGACGTTATGTCTTATCTCCTCtcgcctggtgtgtgtgtgtgtgtgtgtgttttctattgCATCAGTAACGACTGTGAGAAGGACGCTGTAGTGGTTGGTCTGGTGAACAGCGCCACCTCCCTCTACGCCTCCGTCTCCGTGTTCTCCATCCTGGGATTCAAAGCCAAGAACAACTATGTCAGCTGTCTACAAAGGTACGCACTGCCTACTGTAGTAGCATTAGCCCAACCCTATGGTCTTATATAATTGGGGTCCTTTGTGGAGATGGTTTTGTTTGTGTAGGCATCTCTGTGTGAGATATTGCATTGGGgttaaaaatgaattttctaCAGCGGCATCCAACTGAATGCTCCTCCCCACCCTTTCCTACAACAGAGAAGCTAAGCTGGCTGTACTGCTTACAACCACACAATGGTTGTAAGCAGTCAGGCTTTAGTTAGGTATGGTAAACATGTCTGACCCAGGTGGCAATCATTCACTTTATTTCAATTGTCTATTGTCTTGTTATCAACCAACAGGATGAGAGTACCCTGCCGTGGGATCTTCCTTtaaaggaaacccaaacacaaTTCCCAGAGATTAGAGAACAGTCATTCAGCTTTAACGTCAGTTTCTAAATCAATAGAGGAAGGATAACCTGGAGGAATCCAAAGGGAAATAGGATATGTGTAAAGAACAGATTCAGTGTCATAGAGCATATTGAAATGACAGCTTTTTCAACATCATACATCATACAATACAATTTATGAATCTATCACTGAACCTTGCCACTTAACAATTAGCTACTAAATTAGGTCTCATTTTGGTAATATCCACTGGCACCTTACCCAATAAAGTCCTTCTTCTATGGCGCTCTAAAGGGAAGGGTGAAGTTGGGGGGAATTCAattggttgcaatctgcaaccccACTGCTGGCACTCAATTCTACAAACTGCCCCTTTTAATATATCCAATACAAAGAGGGCCTAAACGCAACCTTGGTCTTATCTTGGGAGTACGAGTAGAGAGAAGATCAGGTATAGCTATCATCTTGGGAGTATGTTTACACAGCGTAGATGGACTAGGGCCATGCCCTTGTCATTCAGACCACATCCTGTCATGGATACGCCTCAACAAACAGGGATGTGTACGATCATTGAtaatatattagggctgtgcaATAAATCAAATTTGTATCATGATTTAACTTATTTTAACTAATAtaatgattaaatattttatagaaatacatttttgtatgttatttaagattttctattttctatttgacaatttgtgtatttgtttaagGGCGAAATTACATAGTTCTCAGTTAAGACGTTTTTTTTGGAAAGAAaggctgaataaatgcatcatgttttcaaactcaaaaatagttgtttgaataatcgtgatttcaaaaTTGACCAAAATTATCGTGATTCAAATTTTTTctataatcgagcagccctaaaaTATATCGCTCTTTCCTCATAGCAACATCTTGGCTCTGACCGACCGCTTTGAGATTGGAGACCAGAACATGACCCTGGACAACTACGAACAGATGCTTGGATATCTGAACAGCACACGGCCGGAGGAGGTGGCCCAGCTGAACCTGAGGCCCTGTGACCTCCAAACATTCCTTGACCAGGTACTGACTGACGGGTATCCATGAGCCCGTTGGGGATTTGATTGCATTCCATTAAGTCATTCAACAGATACTTACTTAGATATGCGTTGCAAACTAATATTGGAATCTTCCACAGAAATAGCAAATGATAACATTAGTGGAGTTGAATGTTTTTCTCAGGCATCAGACACAGGGGGGGGAGAACATTCCACGTCTCATGCTTTGCTCTCTTCCATTTAATTAGTTTCACTTGCGGTGAAACTGGGCAACTAGGTTTCATTATGTATCGGTCCTCCTTTCTCAGAGTGCGTCTGGTACCGGCCTGGCGTTCATTGTCTTCACCGAGGCGGTGATAGAGATGCCGGGGTCCCAGGTCTGGGCCGTGCTGTTCTTCGTCATGCTCTTTAGCCTGGGCCTCTCCACCATGTTTGGAAACTTGGAAGGAGTTCTAAACCCCCTGATGGAGCTAAACTTGGTCCCAAAGTGGATGCCCAGGTGGCTTTTCACTGGTAGGTATAGGCCAGCTCCTGGAACCTTCCCTAGTTAATGTGCATAAGGAGTTCATAGTTCAAGTTTCCAAACAGATAGATTTTGATTTAATTCATTACAAACATTCAAACCAATATCCAATTCAAACGGATAGGCAGGATTTCTTTTTCAACAATTAACAAACCATTGTTGTCACTCAACAACATTCAACTCACTTGTTACTCCGGCTACATTTCATTATCTGTTCACCTGTCAACCTTGTGTGTTTTAGGCATAGTTTGTTTGGTGGCGTTCCTGATGTCTCTGATCTTCACCCTGGGCTCCGGGAACTACTGGTTGGAGATCTTCAACGGCTATGTGGGCTCCGTTCCATTTCTCATCATTTCCTTTTTCGAGATCGTCGGCGTGGTGTACGTGTACGGACTTAAGCGGTAAGCTTCGCCCCTAGGTAGCACTCAAGTGGATTTCTTTTTctgtgtgaaaaaaaaaatgactcaCTTTGAATGTACAGCTTCAGTGAAGACATCCACACCATGACAGGCAGAAGGCCCAACATCTTCTGGAGGGCCTGTTGGCTCGTCATCAGCCCGCTGTACCTCCTGATTGTGTTTGTGGCGTACGTTTCCGTGCAGGCAGATAAACACCCCAACTATCCCGCATGGGACCCCAGCCACGTAAGGCGGCCGCACACGTTCAGTCGGTCCGAGATAGAATCCAAAGTCAGACGTGACTATTACTCATGGGATAGGTTTTTGTCCCCCCTCAGGTGGATTTCCCCCGGACGAACGTGACGCCGTACCCGGACTGGGTGTTCGCCATCATCGTTCTCCTCTCTGGGTTGCCCGTGGCCCCCATCCCACTGGTGGCGCTGTACACGCTGATCTGCTGCGGGTTGAAAGGTCGAAGGAGTCTACCCTCAGAGCCTCAGCCCAGCCCCTGCGTCGCTGAGTAAGTAATAAGTTATTATGACAAGCAATTATTTGATGTGTTCAAAACAGCAATGAATTGAAAATGTACAATCCCATGTTTATC from the Gadus morhua chromosome 22, gadMor3.0, whole genome shotgun sequence genome contains:
- the LOC115535631 gene encoding sodium-dependent neutral amino acid transporter B(0)AT1, which translates into the protein MAKPQERPEWANKAQYLLTCIGFAVGVGNVWRFPYLCQIHGGGAFLIPYLIALVFEGLPLLYLELAIGQRLRMGSIGVWNSISPFLGGVGISSMLVSFLVSLFYNTIVAWVLWYFFNSFQDPLPWSQCPLNQNLTAYNQECVDSTPSNYFWYRQTLNITPNVETSGSLQWWMVICLATAWFVVYVCFIRGIETIGKAVYVTVTLPYVVLTIFLVRALTLPGAVDGLKYLFTPKWEILMNPQVWLDAATQIFFSLSVAFGGLIVFSSYNPSDNDCEKDAVVVGLVNSATSLYASVSVFSILGFKAKNNYVSCLQSNILALTDRFEIGDQNMTLDNYEQMLGYLNSTRPEEVAQLNLRPCDLQTFLDQSASGTGLAFIVFTEAVIEMPGSQVWAVLFFVMLFSLGLSTMFGNLEGVLNPLMELNLVPKWMPRWLFTGIVCLVAFLMSLIFTLGSGNYWLEIFNGYVGSVPFLIISFFEIVGVVYVYGLKRFSEDIHTMTGRRPNIFWRACWLVISPLYLLIVFVAYVSVQADKHPNYPAWDPSHVDFPRTNVTPYPDWVFAIIVLLSGLPVAPIPLVALYTLICCGLKGRRSLPSEPQPSPCVADNDCERDAVVVGAG